The DNA region GCAAATTAAGATGCTTTCCCCTTAGTTTTGACAAAGAGCAGTAGAAATAAGTGGGGTCTAATTTATTGGGCCTgaacttcttttttctttactttttttaggtatatatttttaatatttttaaatattttaaaaaaattagaacattattaaaaaatacttaattatcaagcaataaaaataaaaataaaaataaaaataaaaataaaaaaaataaaaaataaaaagaaaaagaaaaagacaatctAGACCCATTGTGGGGACCCAAAACATTTTTCTATTAGAGCATAGTGAGCTCAATAAAGTTTgatcaaaatttgattaaaaaaatcacttttacaaattcaattagttatttttcaataataccaaataataaattcaacaaATCTATcgttattatattaaatattgattttgatatttttatttattttaattctaattataatttgaatatttattgtttattaaaaataatatttatattatttcaacagataaaattttataacgatttttttcttttatgacgGTCATATTTTTTCAACCGATATATTTTCTAGCGGTTATATTTTTTCACGTATTGTATAGATGcaaattaaagtaaaatattacGCAGATGATTTTATGTTTAAGaaatagaaattagaaaatGCAACAAGTAAGAATCCAAAAGCAAGAGAGAGAGGATTTTTTTAtgctaaaataatatttggccaGCAGGCTCAATAGATTTGGCTAGTTGAattgataaaagttaaaattattgtgttgaATCTACTGCAACCTCTTTTTATGTTTCCTAATCAAATATTggctaaattttaactttattgaaCTCACTGCTGATGCTCTATTACCGCTCTCATATATTCCTTTACCGCTCTATTTTAGTACTGCTTTCTTGTATTCCTCAGTAGCAAAACCTGAAGGCCGAAGAGGAAATTGAAGATTTTAGCCTTTTACATGAAAGTTGCGAATTAAGAATAAGATGaggggctttgctacatacagtcgacAAATGCAGTCGACGTACAGTCAGttatacggaatgaataaaaaaaattataaaaaaaaatttttatattcagagggacctacatgaataaaaaaagttataaaaataattttttttcatgtagatctcatattaatttatttttttacaaccgACTACACATCAACTacatctgccgactgcaaaaaatatttctctttccatttttcttatctttatttttatcaaaatcacgTACTTTCTTcggttaaaataaaataactcttacCTGACATACTGTGTCACTACCATGTTAGCTTCTGTCCTATGTGCAGTAATTTGGTCGGATTACTCTCAAAACACTGCCCAACCGAAGACGACAAGTCTGGTCTCAGAAAATGACAGAGCCCAGAGAGCCAAGTTCTGGACATGTCCGTTTTCAACACCACGGGCATGTGTTTACATCCAACAGTGTATTGATCTCACACTATCAAAACTACAACACGACTTCCTTAAACGACGAAAATAATCCAAaaaggaaaatttgagaaacaaAGACATACTCTGATGATACTTATAACAGAGCAAACAGATAAAAGGAATCCACACCTACCACatacactaatatatatatgggtaaaACCATGTACTACTAATTATTGAGCCCATCAGGGTTTTGTctacttaaaattttaaaagtacaCAATCATcaccaaataaaattttgtagagACATCATCAATGATAAAATAACAGGGAACCCTATAGGAATGAACTATACACATAACCACCACCAACCATATAAAACTCTTCATCCCCCCCAATAAATCTGTGCTTCTGTCTGTACACAAACTGAAAGGGAAACCAAGAGACGACACCAATGCCCATTTCACAAAACAAATGCTGCAACCTTCCTAAATGGAAATTGCCTCGGCCTGGCTTGTTCGGCTGCGGTGGTGTCGTTTTCCATGGTGGCGCCGGCCATTCCCAAATGTAACAGGATCAAAGACCCTAAGTCTCTCTGCTTCTTGGGGATTAATCACACACTCTGGGGGGTGAACTTTGTAACGAACTCTATCATAGCAATAGGAATATGTCATGTGCTTCTTTCTAAAGCTCTCCATTTTGATTCTTTGCACGGGTGTGACACCAGTGGGAATTGCTTCAGAACGTTGAGCTTTGTCACACTTTGCTAAATGGTTAATGGGATCAACAGAACATCCATGAAGGACGAAATCAGAGAATTCCGCAATGTAGGGGGCATATTTGTAATTGACTCTGTATTTGCCTCCATTGGTAGCCCAATCAGACCCATCCCATATTGTGGCATACAAAGTCATTGGCTTAGAGGGGAAGTCACCACCCATAGATTCTGTTCTCTTTAACTCTCTAATGGGAACATTGTCTACATAAAATCTACAATGAAAAAACACACACAGGAAAGAGAACTCATAATTAAAATCAAGTTCAGGAAACCCAAACAGAcaactgttttttattttttgctttttttttttccatttactCTGTACATGTAAAAGTTGAAAATCCGATTAGAGTGGTATTAGCATGCTCCAGCAAGACTAGAAACCCTTCATCATCAAATCGATTACTGAGATAACTGGGAAACAAATACCGGACAAATTTGAATAGAACTTAAACAACATTCTTTGCTCTTTCTGGATTCTTAGTCTATATATAATTCAGCTCAACTGTGGTAGTTTTTGGGGCAATCCCATCATAACATAAATCTAGAAAACCTACAATCCACAcatcattttttatcttttagcaACCTTCAAGTAACCAAACAAAGCATCAGCAAGCTTAAGTAATGTCATTAATAGCAAACGGTTTTAATAAAACAGGGGCATCtatttattggaaaaaaaaaacaaagacaaaGCTAAACAAAGAGGCAAAGCTGatgctattttgttttaaatgttaGTCATTGAGAGAAGATCAAAAGGAACACATTTATGAGTGCTTAAATGTTGAGAttaacacataaaaaattatcattcaaTCAAAGAAATTGGGATCATTATAGATTTATTGGTGCTTACATGATCTGAGTATCAGTCCAGAGAACGCTGTACTGATGGAAATCCTCTGAGGGATCGAACCAGAGATTGTATCTCTCTTCTCGGCCAATGCTTGTACTTCCGTTTCCATAAACATTGGTCTGAATCCTCCAATATTTGCCTCTGATGTTACCCAAAAATTCGAAATCTATTTCATCGTGGTTCTTCTCAAACATATCGCCATTTGACATCTGCCATCAAAATATAAAGATGACTACGAAAAACAACGTCGTTGATTCCATCAAAAGTAATAATAGTCTGAAATATTTGCTCTTGTGTACGAACTGTTTAGACAAAAAAATACTGAATTTAATCTACTaataaatgatcttcaaatgaaaattaaaaaaatgaaagtgaatCCACTTGTCAATACACTATGGTATAGAGTCATAGATCAAGCAAAAGAACAATCACCATATATCATGGGTATAGATTATTCAGATTGATTGGGTTGGTTGATCATATTTCTGGCTTCATGAGAGacgcttaaaaaaaaaaaaaaatcatctagcTCTGATTGACGAGGTTATTCAGCTGAGTAGGAAAAcacaatcttaaaaaaaaaaaaaaatccttacaAATTTCgccaaaacaaaaacatgaaAACAATATGGGTTTGGTTCATATTCTTATATAATCCAACTTAAATCTActataaaaatttcttaacaTTCACGTGGAAGAAAAAAGATTCATCGCCTAGTTGATTATACCAGATAAGGATATAGATTACTCACATAAAACGCAACCACAACACCAGCAGTGTATTCAGCAGGCAACTTAATCGAAGCACTGAAAAACCCGTGAAGATAAATGTCCTGAGACACGAATCCCGACCCTAAATATACAAAATgggaagagaaaacaaaaatgaaaacgaaaataaaagaagaggaagaatcaGTCGAAAGCCCCAACAGTGAACCCCAAAACATATACCATGCATgtaaaaaaccaaaatataacCTGTCCTCTCATCCAGAGAAAGATGAACCGATTTCCCGTCCCCAAGGACAACCAGATTATCATCCCCAAAAAGGTGGGAATACCCTTCATCAAAGGCCATTATTGGCAAATTCCTGGGAGACCCAGAAGTAAGAACAACATGTAGAAAGCAATAGACCAGGAGAAGTAAACCCAGATGAGAGCACTTCATCGTCTTTATGAGATATTTGAGTCTGTAGGGGGGAAAAACTAGCAGATATTACCGTTTTGTTacaatatgtgtgtgtatatctaatatatatagggTAATAAAGATACTAAAAGAAGATATGGAAGAGTGCTggataaggagaaagagaagtcTGGAGTCTAGAATACGCGTCTCCACAGTAAATGGCGAGCCGAAGAGACTAACGAGAAGGAAAGACCTGGGGGAAAGGGGAAGAGGTCCATTTTATTGGTGTGAGTGGCCGAGTGAGAGAGCTAGTAGCCGTTCACATGTTGAcagttttccttctttttctttattgtttctttatttttttctgcatCATATTAATGGAGGATGTATGTTACCTTTAAATCTGTCATTATcaagtgttttctttttctttttaatgggTTGGTGTTCATTAATGAATACCAATTAGAATAAAAaggttaataaaatataatggtGTTTTTTTCTGTTTGCTTTAAAGGAAGTATCACAGCCATGAAAACAGAGCCACAGAGGTACAGAACCAGGTGCATGCCATGAATTTCTCACCGAGCATAATACCACTCCCAAGGTCTTCTCTTTCCACGGAAACGaaaagaggtgatttttatttttttcaagagtAATCTAAATAGAGTTAgcttgtaaaattatttatatttttttttcaaattaatagaatttattatttaaaaattaatttttttatataaaattacatttattcaattttttaaaaagaagtaCGCAACATTTAtctaaatattacttttttaataaaataaagatttcatagattagtattgattagaaaagaaaaaggtagtTTGAATAGTTTATTCATtgccattttttaaattatcgcATCTCTAATAAGATTGGAAAGGCATACCTCATTTAAAAATTTCATGTGAGGTAGTACCTCTTttcctaataaaaaagaaaatatgcccttcaagtacttttttatttttattaaaaagaaaaaaaaaaaaagagagagacatCACTTTCATAATTTCATTAAATAGCAACAATACAACTCGTCTTCAACAATAGATTGAATACATAAAAGATACTCTCTATATGCACATCAAgacaataaaaacttaaaaactagACTTTTCTAGAGTGTGGCCACCGAGTTCGATTCCCTTCGTTTATGAAGAATTTTGATAGAAACAAACAACTTCAATTTCTTAATATCTTTCAATGATCTGTCCATACCCACTGATATTATAATAGAGGTCATTAGTTCGTTAACCACTTGCAATCAGTCACCTCCAGAAAACATCTCAGTCATTACCAATTCATGTCAAAATTTCTTACCTTACAAAGAATCCAAAGCTTCTAAGCAAAAAgtcaataaatttttcaaagtggTTTGTACCTTACCCCCAGAATTTAGTAGAACAACACTCAcgccaatattattattaggagAGAAGCTACGGGCGGACGGATGTTAGTTGGGTATTTACACCCTCTAATGCACTTGTCATACATAAGCCTTCcaataagtaaaaaatagagGTTAGTGCAGCTAAACAAATCTCATACACTCCCCATCGCGCTCTCTCTCCTCGAGCCCAACAAATCCCATACACGCCCTCATCGATCTATCTCTGTGTCCTTCCATCTCTCATCGAGCCCAAGCTCTGCTTTTtgcccctccccccccccccccccccccccctccccccccgcCGCGATCTCTCTCTTCAAAAGCTTTCTTTGTCCTCAAACTCTCTTTCCTCAAGCTTGTCAGGCTTTCAAAACATCAAATGGTTAAATTTATcaacataatttttttgtgggaTTGTCAATGTAATTGTCAAGAAGCTGTCCAAATTTTCCAATTCAGCGTCCTCTAGCAACATCACGAATAATGAATGATTAGCAAATTTTGTCTTGACCACGAATGTTTGCCTTTGAGGTCCAACGTAAATTGAGAAACAACCTTCTGGAAGTACTTGACATGCCTTTTTGCTAATCTTGTTGTCCTCAACCTCAAAACGGTTACATGatttggagagagaaaagaaatgctAAGGGGGAGAGGAGTTAAGGGGAGAAATGGAGAGAGAAACAGAGGCTttggaagaagagaaaagagagagattgaaaAATCATCCCCTCAATCGATTTTATGGGTCGATATCATAAATCTCTTAcgtgtttatttttattggtgAATGCAAAATACAAAGGGTTTGGCTTGCATCCTGTGCCAAAAGAACAGGATATCTCCTGTTAAAGAATTAATGGTCATGATTGTTTGTTAGTAACCCAGCCACTTAATAACTTTCATCTCTTACATGTCCAATATATTTCATTCCttctaaatatttattcattaaacatatttattcattaaaatataatagtttgtatcaaatatatttatatcttttgattttataacatttattgcttttgattttataatatttataataaataatatattatatactagcaCATAATAAATAACCTAACAAATGCAAGTGCATTCTTATTGGCAtctttaaacttatttttaagaagattttgacaaaatatttatatgagtaatgctaggtatattttaaagtgtataaattttactttttttaaaaaaaaacgagttttaaaattaaaactataattttttaaataaatctcaaatttatctttttttttaaaaaaagaaaatgcaagaTTTACACATCCCAAAATTAATAtcgcaaatatcattttttaaattagaggGGATGAAATATGTTGGGCACTTCCTATATGACAGTTATTAAATGACaatatggaagttttttttttttttaacaatatggAAGATTTTGATTTGACCGAaatgaatgcaaatgcacacactaagagagaagaaaataggAAAGAATTTGGAggaccatgattgcttattggTAGCCAATCATGGCCATTAATTCTTTAACAGGAGATTTCCTGTGCAAAAATCCTG from Carya illinoinensis cultivar Pawnee chromosome 6, C.illinoinensisPawnee_v1, whole genome shotgun sequence includes:
- the LOC122314148 gene encoding probable xyloglucan endotransglucosylase/hydrolase protein 28; this encodes MKCSHLGLLLLVYCFLHVVLTSGSPRNLPIMAFDEGYSHLFGDDNLVVLGDGKSVHLSLDERTGSGFVSQDIYLHGFFSASIKLPAEYTAGVVVAFYMSNGDMFEKNHDEIDFEFLGNIRGKYWRIQTNVYGNGSTSIGREERYNLWFDPSEDFHQYSVLWTDTQIIFYVDNVPIRELKRTESMGGDFPSKPMTLYATIWDGSDWATNGGKYRVNYKYAPYIAEFSDFVLHGCSVDPINHLAKCDKAQRSEAIPTGVTPVQRIKMESFRKKHMTYSYCYDRVRYKVHPPECVINPQEAERLRVFDPVTFGNGRRHHGKRHHRSRTSQAEAISI